The following are encoded together in the Jaculus jaculus isolate mJacJac1 chromosome 3, mJacJac1.mat.Y.cur, whole genome shotgun sequence genome:
- the LOC101617657 gene encoding olfactory receptor 52W1 yields the protein MTETLQFNSTFLRPAFFILTGIPGLGAAQAWLTLVFGPMYLLALLGNGALLMVLWIDCTLHQPMFLLLATLATTDLGLATSIAPELLAVLWLGPRPVPYAACLVQMFFVHALTAVESGVLLAMACDRAVAVGRPLRYPTLVTKARVGYAALALTLKAVAIVVPFPLLVARFEHFHARVIHHAYCAHMAVVELVVGNTRANNLYGLALSLAVSGMDIVGIAGSYGLIAHAVLRLRTHEARSKAFGTCGSHICVILAFYVPGLFSYLTHRFGRHTVPKPVHIVLSNIYLLLPPALNPIVYGARTKQIRDRLLEVVLFRKKQF from the coding sequence ATGACAGAAACATTGCAGTTCAACTCCACCTTCCTACGCCCCGCTTTCTTCATACTGACCGGCATCCCAGGATTGGGGGCTGCACAGGCCTGGCTGACACTGGTGTTTGGACCAATGTACCTGCTGGCACTGCTGGGTAATGGAGCACTGCTGATGGTGCTGTGGATAGACTGCACACTGCACCAGCCCATGTTTCTACTCCTGGCCACATTGGCAACCACAGACCTGGGCTTAGCCACATCTATAGCCCCGGAGCTACTGGCTGTGCTGTGGCTTGGGCCCCGGCCTGTGCCTTATGCTGCCTGCCTAGTCCAGATGTTCTTTGTGCACGCGCTGACTGCCGTGGAATCCGGTGTGCTTCTGGCTATGGCCTGCGATCGTGCTGTGGCTGTGGGGCGTCCACTGCGCTACCCTACCTTAGTTACCAAAGCCCGTGTGGGCTACGCAGCCTTGGCCCTGACACTGAAAGCTGTGGCTATTGTAGTGCCTTTCCCTCTGCTGGTGGCCCGATTTGAGCACTTCCATGCCAGAGTCATCCACCATGCCTACTGCGCACACATGGCGGTCGTAGAGCTGGTGGTGGGTAACACACGGGCCAACAACTTGTATGGACTGGCCCTTTCCCTGGCTGTCTCAGGCATGGATATTGTGGGCATCGCTGGCTCCTATGGGCTCATTGCCCATGCTGTGCTTCGACTACGCACTCACGAGGCCCGTTCCAAGGCCTTCGGTACCTGCGGTTCTCATATCTGTGTCATTCTGGCTTTCTACGTGCCGGGGCTCTTCTCCTACCTCACACACCGCTTTGGCCGGCACACTGTCCCAAAGCCTGTGCACATCGTTCTCTCAAACATCTATTTGCTGTTGCCACCTGCTCTCAACCCCATCGTCTACGGAGCCCGCACCAAGCAGATCAGGGACCGACTCCTCGAAGTGGTCTTGTTCAGAAAAAAACAATTCTAA